One Streptococcus sp. VT 162 genomic window, TCTGGTGATTTAGAGTCTTAATTGACATCAGTGTAAAGAAAACTTTACAGAAAGTAAAAGATATGTTAGTGTAGAATCATGGAAAAATTTGAAATGATTTCTATCTCTGAAATACAAAAGAATCCTTACCAACCTCGGAAAGAATTTGATGTAGAAAAATTAAAGGAATTGGCTCAGTCAATCAAAGAAAATGGGCTCATCCAACCAATCATCGTTCGTCAATCTCCTGTAATTGGTTATGAAATCCTTGCAGGAGAGAGACGATATCGAGCTTCTCTCTTGGCTGGTCTGACTTCTATTCCAGCCGTTGTAAAGCACCTCTCAGATCAGGAAATGATGATCCAGTCAATCATTGAGAATTTGCAGAGAGAAAATTTAAATCCTGTTGAAGAAGCACGCGCCTATGAATCTTTAGTAGAAAAAGGATTTACTCACACTGAGATAGGGGATAAAATGGG contains:
- a CDS encoding chromosome partitioning protein ParB encodes the protein MEKFEMISISEIQKNPYQPRKEFDVEKLKELAQSIKENGLIQPIIVRQSPVIGYEILAGERRYRASLLAGLTSIPAVVKHLSDQEMMIQSIIENLQRENLNPVEEARAYESLVEKGFTHTEIGDKMGKSRPYITNFIRLLSLPEYILTEVENGKISQAHARSLVGLDKEQQDYFFQLIKNEDISVRKLEALLTEKKHKKQKKSDSFIKDEEDKLKKLLGLSVEIKLSKKDTGKIIISFSSQEEYDRIINSLR